The Musa acuminata AAA Group cultivar baxijiao chromosome BXJ1-3, Cavendish_Baxijiao_AAA, whole genome shotgun sequence genome window below encodes:
- the LOC135624441 gene encoding uncharacterized protein At4g33100-like produces MGSNKTSRGGGATASPCARLRDAYHDCFNRWYSEKFSKGQWDKEECVAEWDKYRACLAQHLEDKHLRRILLEAEASPYFVKNDASSPADRDGTTHQ; encoded by the exons ATGGGGTCGAACAAGACGAGCAGAGGCGGCGGGGCGACCGCATCTCCTTGTGCCCGTCTCCGGGACGCCTACCACGACTGCTTCAACAG GTGGTATTCCGAGAAGTTCTCCAAGGGCCAGTGGGACAAAGAAGAGTGCGTCGCCGAGTGGGACAAATACAGAGCGTGCCTCGCG CAACATTTGGAAGACAAACATCTGAGGCGTATACTCTTGGAGGCAGAAGCTTCTCCATATTTTGTTAAAAATGATGCAAGCTCCCCTGCAGATAGAGATGGCACCACCCA